The Virgibacillus phasianinus genome includes a window with the following:
- a CDS encoding putative holin-like toxin: MSIFEVFMIMFAFGTFIIGLLTLIEKMINKK; encoded by the coding sequence TTGAGCATTTTTGAAGTGTTTATGATTATGTTTGCGTTTGGCACGTTTATTATAGGGTTGTTGACGCTTATTGAAAAAATGATCAATAAAAAATAG
- a CDS encoding carbohydrate ABC transporter permease: protein MVQSKSKKMMFLLFCLLPTLVVFGIFTIYPLLNGLYLSFFEWSGAGGEKEFIGLENYMTLFSDPIIPKTIWHDYFLVFAKVLGIMVLATYFAVAITQLRLKESPFYRIIFFFPNIMSVVVIGILWTFIFNPDLGLINSGLKAIGLESWTRPWLGDIDFALSALVLPSVWAGIGLFMLLLMGGIANVPKSMYEAADIDGASSWQQFWRITVPLVWPQIKTSILYIVITTLNGSFIIVQVMTRGGPNNATQVMGSYLYQEAFTEYNFGYGATIGVMILILSLATVLVLQFLLRRDKVEY, encoded by the coding sequence ATGGTTCAGTCCAAAAGTAAAAAAATGATGTTCCTCCTTTTTTGCCTGCTCCCTACATTAGTAGTCTTTGGGATTTTTACGATTTATCCTTTACTGAATGGCCTTTATTTATCTTTCTTTGAATGGTCCGGAGCCGGGGGAGAGAAGGAGTTTATCGGTTTAGAGAATTACATGACACTGTTTAGTGATCCAATCATACCTAAGACCATTTGGCATGATTATTTTCTTGTGTTTGCCAAAGTGCTTGGAATTATGGTATTGGCCACTTACTTTGCTGTAGCTATCACACAGCTTAGACTAAAGGAATCTCCTTTTTACCGAATCATTTTCTTTTTTCCAAATATCATGTCCGTCGTTGTTATTGGTATATTATGGACATTTATTTTCAATCCTGATTTAGGTTTAATAAATTCTGGATTAAAGGCTATTGGCTTGGAGAGTTGGACGAGGCCGTGGCTTGGGGATATTGACTTTGCACTGTCCGCTTTAGTGCTGCCATCCGTATGGGCAGGCATCGGATTATTTATGCTTTTATTGATGGGTGGAATCGCAAATGTGCCAAAAAGTATGTATGAGGCTGCTGATATTGATGGAGCAAGCAGCTGGCAGCAATTTTGGCGAATAACTGTCCCGCTTGTTTGGCCGCAAATTAAAACATCAATCTTATACATTGTAATTACAACATTAAATGGTTCCTTTATTATTGTGCAGGTCATGACAAGAGGTGGCCCAAACAATGCAACACAAGTAATGGGATCTTATCTTTATCAGGAGGCTTTCACCGAATATAACTTTGGATATGGGGCTACGATCGGTGTAATGATTTTGATCTTATCTCTGGCTACAGTACTTGTATTACAATTCCTGTTAAGACGAGATAAGGTTGAATACTAG
- the murQ gene encoding N-acetylmuramic acid 6-phosphate etherase: protein MNLSALTTEQRNKNSLTLDQMSTLDILKTINREDKNVAEAVEQVLPKIELAIEHIYSSLSNGGRLFYVGAGTSGRLGVVDASECPPTFMTPPEMVQTIMAGGNGAFINAIEGSEDDEDQGAADLKEKELTRKDVVLGITASGRTPYPIGALKFARQVGAYTVGLSCNDKSLISKHADCEIEVIVGPEVLTGSTRMKAATAHKMILNMISTTTMVKLGKVYENLMVDVHASNYKLLERAKHTLMEVTGVSYKRAETVLEQTNNRVKPAIVMLEGDVDYTMAQYAIEQSGGYVRKAIDYVNKNKPNSLQ, encoded by the coding sequence ATGAACTTATCTGCTTTAACTACCGAACAGCGGAATAAAAACAGTTTGACGCTTGACCAAATGTCAACGCTGGATATTTTAAAAACAATTAACCGGGAAGATAAAAATGTTGCGGAAGCAGTTGAGCAGGTTTTGCCGAAAATTGAACTTGCGATTGAACATATTTATAGCTCTTTATCCAATGGTGGCAGATTGTTTTATGTTGGCGCAGGAACCAGTGGAAGACTTGGTGTCGTTGATGCATCGGAATGCCCGCCAACATTTATGACCCCACCTGAAATGGTACAGACAATCATGGCGGGAGGAAACGGGGCATTCATAAATGCCATTGAAGGATCGGAAGATGATGAAGATCAAGGGGCAGCAGATTTAAAAGAAAAAGAACTTACTAGAAAAGATGTAGTATTGGGAATCACGGCCAGTGGACGAACACCATATCCAATAGGTGCTTTAAAATTCGCTCGCCAGGTCGGCGCCTATACAGTAGGTCTTTCCTGTAATGACAAGTCATTGATCAGCAAACATGCTGACTGTGAAATCGAGGTAATAGTAGGTCCGGAAGTTCTCACCGGTTCAACGAGAATGAAAGCAGCGACTGCTCATAAGATGATCCTCAATATGATTAGTACAACAACCATGGTCAAACTGGGAAAGGTCTATGAAAATTTAATGGTCGATGTTCATGCCAGTAATTATAAACTGCTGGAACGGGCAAAACATACATTGATGGAGGTTACCGGAGTATCTTATAAGAGAGCTGAAACCGTACTTGAGCAAACCAATAATCGGGTTAAACCTGCAATCGTTATGCTAGAAGGTGATGTCGACTATACAATGGCCCAATATGCTATTGAACAAAGTGGTGGTTACGTTAGAAAAGCGATTGACTATGTTAATAAAAACAAACCTAATTCTTTGCAGTGA
- a CDS encoding MurR/RpiR family transcriptional regulator encodes MSHSKGGLVILNEMVNNLPPSERKIAQYIVSNPEEAIHLTAMALGEKSNTSSAAVIRLCKSLGFKGFQELKIRVTGDLQDQVVKGYRDIQQNEEYMDIIDKVTANTIQTLKETVDIMDGKNLKKAVTTLSESKSILFIGVGASHIAAKDAEQKFQRIGKETQALSDVHTAATLIANKDPRDVVVGISFSGETLEVVKLLELAKQKNTKTISITKYGNTPLSNFADIQLFTSAAREATFRSGATSSRIAQLHVIDILFMCLASEEYDKTVKHLDETRDAILFLREDPTKKNKRSDPDD; translated from the coding sequence GTGTCGCATAGTAAAGGTGGATTGGTAATATTAAACGAAATGGTGAACAATTTGCCGCCATCCGAAAGAAAAATTGCTCAGTATATCGTAAGTAATCCTGAAGAAGCAATTCATTTAACTGCCATGGCTTTAGGTGAAAAAAGCAACACGAGCAGTGCAGCAGTTATAAGGTTATGTAAATCATTGGGTTTTAAGGGGTTCCAGGAGTTGAAAATTCGAGTTACTGGTGATTTGCAGGATCAAGTGGTTAAAGGATATCGGGATATTCAACAGAATGAGGAATATATGGATATTATCGATAAGGTTACTGCAAACACAATCCAAACTTTAAAGGAAACAGTCGATATTATGGATGGTAAAAACCTCAAAAAGGCCGTTACAACCTTATCAGAGTCAAAGTCTATCCTGTTTATTGGAGTTGGTGCCTCACACATTGCGGCTAAAGATGCTGAACAAAAGTTTCAGCGCATCGGTAAAGAGACGCAGGCATTGTCAGATGTACATACAGCGGCTACCCTAATCGCCAACAAGGATCCAAGGGATGTAGTAGTTGGTATTTCCTTTTCAGGGGAAACACTTGAAGTTGTAAAATTGCTGGAGCTTGCTAAACAGAAAAACACGAAAACGATAAGCATTACAAAATACGGCAATACACCACTATCAAATTTTGCGGATATTCAATTATTTACATCTGCTGCAAGGGAAGCAACGTTTAGAAGCGGTGCAACATCATCCCGGATTGCTCAACTGCATGTTATCGATATTTTATTTATGTGCCTAGCGTCTGAGGAGTATGATAAAACAGTGAAGCATTTAGACGAAACTAGGGATGCCATCCTATTTTTGCGGGAAGATCCGACTAAAAAAAATAAACGTTCTGACCCAGATGATTAG
- a CDS encoding SCP2 sterol-binding domain-containing protein, translated as MAEVKQIFHGIDKALKEKPSRTKGVEAIYQFDLDGNEGGTYQLILKSDGGYSVEGEQETPDCTLKMRTNDFEKLANGQLNGTQAFMTGRLKVKGNVGLALKLQGILSAYNTANQ; from the coding sequence ATGGCAGAGGTAAAGCAAATTTTTCATGGGATTGACAAAGCATTAAAAGAGAAACCTAGTCGTACAAAAGGTGTGGAAGCTATCTACCAATTTGACCTGGATGGGAATGAGGGTGGAACATATCAGCTCATTCTTAAAAGTGATGGTGGTTATTCGGTTGAGGGGGAGCAGGAAACGCCGGATTGTACGTTGAAAATGAGAACTAATGACTTCGAAAAGCTTGCGAACGGGCAATTAAATGGAACCCAGGCATTTATGACTGGGCGCCTTAAAGTTAAAGGGAATGTGGGACTAGCTTTAAAGCTGCAAGGAATTCTTTCGGCATATAACACTGCAAATCAATAA
- a CDS encoding agmatinase family protein, whose protein sequence is MGQEMIYGNTPCFLDGKKVNLNDESTSDRDVLIYGVPWEGSVTWGDYTGCELGPKVIRLNSARYSGYLPELNHIDVKEHYLFGDLGDVDVVPADTQETMRRIENFASKVWKTDKFPVAFGGDHGITYPIVKALSEEIEGQVGIIHLDAHYDNHPDYEGDLYARSTPFHRIYESESVRNESIVHMGIHGPRNKPETGKYADEVGATTISSREIRQSKNLVELARDAYSIASKGTEAVYLSICSDVLDFAFNPGGPVDGNGLTSYELVELVHEFAKLGIRGMDYVEVYPQQDTNDNSSHFVSTVVLYALAGRILNQHK, encoded by the coding sequence ATGGGTCAGGAAATGATTTATGGAAATACACCATGTTTTTTGGATGGAAAAAAGGTAAATCTTAATGATGAAAGCACAAGCGACCGCGATGTTCTTATCTACGGTGTACCATGGGAAGGATCCGTCACATGGGGTGATTATACCGGCTGTGAACTTGGACCAAAAGTAATCCGCCTGAATTCAGCCCGCTATTCTGGATATTTACCTGAGTTAAACCATATTGACGTAAAGGAACATTATTTATTTGGCGATTTAGGCGACGTTGATGTGGTTCCAGCTGATACGCAGGAAACAATGCGCCGGATTGAAAACTTTGCCAGCAAGGTATGGAAAACCGATAAGTTTCCAGTTGCATTTGGCGGAGATCACGGTATAACATATCCTATTGTAAAAGCGTTAAGTGAAGAAATAGAGGGTCAAGTCGGTATTATCCACCTGGATGCCCATTATGATAATCACCCGGATTATGAGGGAGATTTATATGCTAGAAGTACACCATTCCACCGGATTTATGAGAGTGAGAGTGTCCGGAATGAAAGCATAGTGCATATGGGAATACATGGCCCAAGGAATAAACCCGAAACAGGAAAGTATGCGGATGAAGTTGGGGCAACCACAATTTCATCACGCGAAATTAGACAATCAAAGAATTTGGTTGAATTGGCCCGAGATGCCTACAGTATTGCAAGTAAAGGAACAGAAGCAGTTTACTTAAGTATTTGCAGTGATGTATTGGATTTTGCCTTTAATCCTGGTGGACCTGTTGACGGCAACGGATTAACATCCTATGAATTAGTAGAGCTGGTGCACGAGTTTGCTAAGCTGGGAATTCGCGGAATGGATTATGTGGAGGTATATCCACAGCAAGATACAAATGATAATTCATCACATTTTGTATCAACAGTAGTGTTATACGCGTTGGCCGGCAGAATATTAAACCAGCATAAATAA
- a CDS encoding N-acetylglucosamine kinase translates to MKYVIGIDGGGTKTHGLLADENGVILASSERGPTNPNVIHRTVLSKTLGHLLQDLKQQVNDLFDQKTYIFAGIAGAGEASNQQEFKQILIELLPDTVYVDVYPDSINALYSGTFGEPGIVQISGTGSITYGINNELKHGRVGGWGYLFGDEGSGFDLGKQGITASLKAYDGRDRDTLLLEMLYNQFHVTSGHELIREIYSAPMPKDKIAPVSQVVFQAYKQNDRVAQAIVENTVNELKVNILTLYKKLFHHNERAKLVLCGGVFTDKTILPTLIEKELADHPLSVVIPEVPPAGGSLIGAYLSMNRHIDEELIENIKEIYRKSR, encoded by the coding sequence TTGAAATACGTAATCGGAATTGATGGTGGGGGCACGAAAACGCATGGTTTATTAGCTGATGAAAATGGTGTTATACTGGCAAGTTCGGAACGTGGTCCCACGAATCCAAATGTTATTCATAGAACTGTGCTTAGTAAAACGTTAGGTCACCTGTTACAGGATTTAAAACAACAGGTAAATGATTTGTTTGACCAAAAAACCTATATTTTTGCAGGTATAGCTGGCGCGGGTGAAGCGAGTAATCAACAAGAATTTAAACAAATCCTAATAGAATTATTACCCGACACAGTTTACGTTGACGTGTATCCGGATTCAATAAATGCGCTTTATTCTGGCACATTTGGAGAACCGGGAATTGTTCAAATTTCCGGAACAGGCTCAATTACATATGGAATAAATAATGAACTGAAACATGGCAGGGTTGGTGGCTGGGGTTATTTATTTGGTGATGAAGGCAGTGGCTTTGACCTAGGGAAACAGGGAATTACTGCTTCATTGAAGGCTTACGATGGACGGGACAGGGATACATTACTGCTTGAAATGCTTTATAACCAGTTTCACGTAACAAGCGGTCATGAACTGATTCGTGAAATCTATTCTGCTCCTATGCCCAAGGATAAAATTGCTCCTGTTAGTCAGGTGGTTTTTCAAGCATACAAACAAAATGACAGAGTTGCGCAAGCTATTGTCGAAAATACTGTCAATGAATTGAAGGTGAATATCCTTACACTGTACAAAAAATTATTTCATCATAATGAACGAGCAAAGCTAGTGCTCTGTGGCGGGGTTTTTACCGACAAAACTATTCTCCCTACATTAATAGAGAAGGAATTAGCAGATCATCCGCTGTCCGTTGTCATTCCTGAAGTGCCACCAGCAGGGGGATCACTAATCGGTGCCTATTTATCGATGAATCGCCATATAGATGAAGAACTAATAGAAAATATTAAAGAAATTTATAGAAAGAGCAGGTGA
- a CDS encoding ABC transporter substrate-binding protein yields the protein MAFLMLAFAVGCNNEEQSDSDGESKAKSSDGEVSGTLEIQYFVGGYGDAWWKEVIKGFKEKYPDVEVKEQAGPNINEEMKTRWISGNPPDVVYIDGAGSSETQMVEDGQLMDLTDWVKTIKLEDGTPLMDSFIVPPSDFDGKIYSLPLVFDTWGTWYDKKMFEEGGYEVPTDFESWMKSMGEIKDKEGIAPFTTTGQYPYYFLRGVLYPAFASAGGDELLASVINGEEGAWTSEPVMNVMKKVQKMQEAGYIDPGFAALSHTQSQMNFILGKNAYIPVGFWLPNEMAKDVPEDFEFGFIPSPMNEKGEPMVVVPDLRPLAIAKEAKNPEAAKAFVEFAYQKEYASKFAELTGALMNMKGVDIASNENVPAYLKDANKMINDPEKVEIHHKPHPMSADLETPISDALVALMLGEIDAEEFCKKAEAAAADYRD from the coding sequence ATGGCCTTTCTTATGCTTGCCTTTGCAGTTGGCTGTAATAATGAAGAGCAGAGTGACAGTGATGGTGAATCAAAGGCAAAGAGCAGCGATGGAGAAGTCTCCGGTACACTTGAAATTCAGTATTTTGTTGGTGGATACGGGGATGCCTGGTGGAAGGAAGTAATCAAAGGTTTTAAAGAAAAGTATCCAGATGTTGAGGTCAAGGAACAAGCTGGTCCGAACATAAACGAGGAAATGAAAACACGCTGGATTTCAGGCAATCCACCAGATGTTGTTTACATTGACGGGGCAGGTTCAAGTGAAACACAAATGGTGGAAGACGGACAATTAATGGATCTTACTGATTGGGTTAAGACAATTAAGCTTGAAGACGGTACACCGCTAATGGACAGTTTCATTGTGCCGCCAAGTGACTTCGATGGGAAAATATATAGTTTGCCACTCGTTTTTGATACATGGGGAACATGGTATGACAAGAAAATGTTCGAAGAGGGCGGTTATGAAGTACCGACGGACTTTGAAAGCTGGATGAAGTCTATGGGTGAAATCAAAGACAAGGAAGGAATTGCACCATTTACGACAACTGGCCAATATCCATATTATTTCTTAAGAGGTGTATTGTACCCAGCATTTGCATCTGCAGGCGGGGATGAATTATTAGCTTCAGTAATAAATGGTGAAGAAGGTGCATGGACTAGTGAACCTGTTATGAACGTTATGAAAAAGGTCCAAAAAATGCAGGAAGCGGGATATATCGATCCTGGCTTTGCAGCGCTAAGCCACACCCAGTCGCAAATGAACTTTATTCTTGGGAAAAATGCTTATATCCCTGTAGGTTTCTGGCTGCCAAATGAAATGGCTAAGGACGTTCCTGAAGACTTTGAATTTGGATTTATTCCTTCACCAATGAACGAAAAAGGAGAACCTATGGTAGTTGTTCCGGATTTACGCCCGTTAGCAATAGCTAAGGAAGCGAAAAATCCAGAAGCAGCAAAGGCTTTTGTAGAATTTGCATATCAAAAGGAATATGCCTCTAAATTTGCTGAGTTAACCGGTGCATTGATGAATATGAAAGGTGTAGACATTGCAAGCAACGAGAATGTCCCGGCCTATTTGAAGGACGCAAATAAAATGATTAATGATCCTGAAAAAGTCGAAATTCATCATAAGCCACATCCAATGAGTGCTGATTTGGAAACACCGATTAGTGATGCATTAGTTGCCCTGATGCTTGGTGAAATTGATGCAGAAGAATTTTGTAAAAAGGCGGAGGCTGCAGCAGCAGACTACCGGGATTAA
- the fabI gene encoding enoyl-ACP reductase FabI — MNGLMDGKNIVVMGVANNRSIAWGIAKSLHNAGANLIFTNRQERSKKKLEKLLNENDIHDSLLVSCDVADDESIKAAFEEIGEHVGVIHGVVHSVAFADRDDLNGDFINTSRNGYLLAQDISSYSLVAVTREARKLMTEGGGIVTQTYLGAERVVKNYNVMGVAKAALEASVRYLAEDVGPAGIRVNAVSAGPVRTLSAKGVSGFNDKLSVIEEKAPLRRHIDHDQVGDATLFLLSEMARGITGEVLHVDSGFHIVAGS, encoded by the coding sequence ATGAACGGATTAATGGATGGAAAAAATATTGTTGTTATGGGTGTGGCAAACAACCGAAGTATCGCCTGGGGGATAGCGAAGTCTCTGCATAATGCAGGAGCAAACCTGATTTTCACTAATCGTCAAGAGCGTTCGAAAAAGAAGTTGGAGAAGCTTTTAAATGAAAATGATATACACGATTCTCTTTTGGTATCGTGTGATGTCGCTGATGATGAAAGTATCAAAGCAGCATTTGAAGAAATTGGTGAACATGTTGGAGTTATTCACGGAGTTGTCCATTCAGTTGCATTTGCGGATCGTGATGACTTAAATGGTGACTTTATCAACACCTCACGAAATGGTTATTTATTAGCTCAGGATATTAGTTCGTATTCACTTGTCGCTGTTACAAGGGAAGCCCGTAAACTAATGACGGAGGGCGGCGGCATTGTAACACAAACATATTTAGGCGCTGAACGAGTCGTCAAAAATTATAATGTGATGGGGGTAGCAAAAGCTGCGCTTGAGGCCAGTGTACGCTACTTAGCCGAGGATGTCGGCCCTGCTGGAATTCGTGTGAATGCAGTTTCAGCGGGACCTGTTCGAACATTATCTGCAAAAGGTGTTTCCGGCTTTAATGATAAATTATCAGTTATCGAGGAAAAAGCACCGCTGCGCCGACATATTGATCATGATCAAGTTGGCGACGCAACATTATTTTTACTTAGTGAAATGGCGCGAGGGATCACAGGAGAAGTACTTCATGTTGATTCCGGCTTTCATATTGTTGCTGGTTCATAA
- a CDS encoding carbohydrate ABC transporter permease, with translation MTQKISKLLMKSVIRIPLIVWSLIVLYPIIWMFLGAFKSNGEIFASPWGLPETFNFGNFITAWTDYNIGSSFLNSLLVTVLGTVLCLVFAIPTSYAIERIKFRSSKILFNTYLSAMMIPMVLGWIPLFFLLLKFNMLDNLWALSLIYAVTQIPFSIFILTSFMSGIPRELEEAAAIDGMSQYGILLKVVTPLMTTGIITVSIMNAVTFWNEYFMALIFLQTDGNYTLGLAMDLMNREAQYTNAWGALFAGLSIAIIPVMIIYAIFQRWIVKGMMEGALKG, from the coding sequence ATGACACAGAAAATAAGTAAGCTATTAATGAAAAGCGTTATTCGAATTCCGTTAATTGTCTGGTCATTGATAGTTTTATATCCGATTATTTGGATGTTCCTGGGAGCGTTTAAATCAAATGGCGAAATTTTTGCTTCACCATGGGGTCTGCCAGAGACGTTTAATTTTGGCAATTTTATCACAGCGTGGACAGACTACAATATCGGTTCTAGTTTTTTAAATAGTTTACTCGTGACGGTGTTAGGAACGGTATTATGTTTAGTGTTTGCTATACCAACCTCTTATGCCATTGAACGGATTAAATTTCGTTCCAGCAAAATTTTATTTAATACGTACCTATCAGCAATGATGATTCCAATGGTACTTGGATGGATCCCATTGTTTTTCCTTTTATTAAAGTTCAATATGCTGGATAACTTATGGGCTTTATCCCTTATCTATGCAGTTACGCAAATTCCTTTCAGTATATTTATTTTAACAAGCTTTATGAGTGGTATCCCAAGGGAATTGGAGGAGGCAGCCGCTATTGATGGTATGTCACAATATGGTATTCTTTTAAAAGTAGTTACACCATTAATGACAACAGGAATCATCACGGTATCAATCATGAATGCGGTAACGTTCTGGAATGAGTATTTTATGGCATTGATTTTCCTGCAAACGGACGGGAATTATACACTTGGATTAGCAATGGATTTAATGAACAGAGAGGCACAATACACGAACGCCTGGGGAGCGTTATTTGCAGGTTTATCGATTGCGATTATTCCTGTAATGATTATCTATGCAATCTTCCAGCGCTGGATTGTTAAAGGAATGATGGAGGGTGCGCTTAAAGGATAA
- the putP gene encoding sodium/proline symporter PutP, which produces MEAIITFSIYCIGMLIIGLWTYSKTSSLSDYILGGRSLNPWVAALSAQASDFSGWLLLGLPGAVYASGINGMWIGVGLAVGAYLNWQFIAKRLRRYTEVSRDSVTLPEFFENRFRDKSHSLRVVSALFILIFYMIYVASGLVASGKLFVSIFDGMSFSSGLWIGAIVVIAYTFLGGFLAASYTDFIQGSLMFLALIIAPVYVIWGKLGGLSGLWEKLSSINPDLLYATSSVTSDFGNGVYWQSAGTAGFIAIISLLAWGLGYPGQPHIVARFMGIRSTKDVPKAKMIAMIWIGISLWGAIFVALAGIVFFGSETPLADPEQVFIQLIPAVFDPWTAGFLLAAVLAAIMSTMDSQLVVACSALAEDFYKPFFRKKASGKELVWVGRIATVVIAGIALAIAFSGSQSVLGIVAYAWAGFGSVFGPPVIFALWWRRTTSLGVLLGMIVGGVTVILWEIYPSIATALGVGGLYSLVPGFVLACLVIWIVSMLGKVHPEVEEEFNQAVAE; this is translated from the coding sequence ATGGAAGCCATTATTACCTTTTCTATTTATTGTATCGGTATGTTAATCATTGGTTTGTGGACATATAGTAAAACAAGTTCGCTTTCTGATTATATACTTGGCGGAAGAAGTTTAAATCCATGGGTTGCTGCATTATCTGCACAGGCGAGTGACTTTAGTGGTTGGTTATTACTAGGTCTGCCTGGTGCTGTCTATGCTTCAGGAATTAATGGCATGTGGATTGGCGTAGGACTTGCGGTCGGTGCTTATTTAAATTGGCAATTTATCGCAAAACGCTTGCGCAGGTACACGGAAGTTTCACGGGATTCTGTAACATTGCCGGAGTTCTTTGAAAATCGTTTCCGTGATAAGAGTCATTCACTGCGCGTGGTTTCAGCCCTATTTATTCTTATTTTTTATATGATTTATGTTGCTTCTGGTCTTGTTGCCAGTGGTAAATTATTCGTTTCTATTTTTGATGGTATGAGTTTCTCATCAGGATTATGGATAGGAGCAATCGTTGTTATCGCTTATACATTCTTGGGTGGGTTTCTTGCGGCAAGCTACACCGACTTTATTCAAGGATCACTTATGTTTCTGGCATTGATTATCGCCCCGGTATACGTGATTTGGGGCAAACTTGGCGGCTTATCGGGATTATGGGAAAAGCTCTCGTCCATTAATCCGGATTTATTGTATGCAACAAGCAGTGTTACATCAGATTTTGGGAATGGTGTTTACTGGCAAAGTGCAGGGACAGCCGGGTTTATAGCAATTATTTCCTTGTTAGCGTGGGGGCTAGGGTACCCTGGCCAGCCACATATCGTTGCTCGTTTTATGGGAATCCGCAGCACAAAAGATGTTCCAAAAGCAAAAATGATTGCAATGATCTGGATTGGGATCTCTTTATGGGGAGCAATTTTTGTCGCACTGGCAGGGATTGTTTTCTTCGGAAGCGAAACGCCGCTAGCTGATCCAGAACAGGTATTCATTCAGCTTATTCCTGCAGTATTTGACCCATGGACAGCTGGTTTCTTATTAGCAGCAGTATTAGCGGCCATTATGAGTACAATGGATTCGCAGTTAGTCGTTGCTTGCAGTGCATTGGCAGAAGACTTTTATAAGCCGTTTTTCCGTAAGAAAGCTTCAGGAAAAGAATTGGTTTGGGTAGGCCGTATTGCAACGGTGGTAATTGCAGGTATTGCACTAGCAATCGCATTTTCCGGCAGTCAGAGTGTGCTGGGTATTGTAGCATACGCATGGGCTGGTTTCGGCTCTGTATTCGGACCACCAGTTATCTTTGCTCTTTGGTGGAGAAGAACAACAAGCCTTGGAGTCTTGCTTGGTATGATTGTTGGGGGGGTAACTGTTATCCTGTGGGAAATCTATCCTTCGATTGCAACAGCTTTAGGTGTAGGTGGCTTGTATTCTCTTGTACCAGGTTTCGTCCTTGCATGTCTTGTGATTTGGATAGTAAGCATGCTAGGTAAAGTACATCCAGAGGTGGAAGAGGAATTTAATCAGGCAGTCGCGGAGTAG